A genome region from Oryzias latipes chromosome 2, ASM223467v1 includes the following:
- the enpp4 gene encoding bis(5'-adenosyl)-triphosphatase ENPP4, translated as MCAPRILKFDTGSGQSDSVYVDVFLFQNAWIQCWWIDEVVVVVVGKVNVTGVVRVMPTCAPPNRMLLEILVGFLCGVSATEKDMVPPLPLLLVSFDGFRADYLNRFPMQNLKLLYSEGVLVEELTNVFITKTFPNHYSLVTGLFAESHGILASNMFDPISHKHFNIKNDTDPAWWSEAEPLWLTALDSGYKTAAVMWPGSDVLIGNRTATHFFPYNSDITFQERLGNVTSWMLGNGTEPGVMFTALYWEEPDRSGHFFGPDNTTAMAKVLKEVDDNIGLLVSELKRTGLWGHVNLIITSDHGMAQCSNDRLIRLDDCLHPDNYTLVDLTPVAALIPNGDPEAVFDLLKKCHPHMTAYLKKAIPDRLHYRNNERIQPLLLIADEGWTIVQRGNKLPRMGDHGYDNSLHSMHPFLAAVGPSFHKGVQMKSLQSVDVYPLMCSLLSVPPGPNNGSLNHSRCLLAHESCWTLSQAIVLVVGVLLVLTLITALFPLMSSDLSSLQRRFQRLHSCNNDDDDDSLLE; from the exons ATGTGCGCGCCACGTATTTTGAAATTCGATACCGGAAGTGGCCAAAGCGATTCAGTTTATGTTGAcgtctttttatttcaaaatgcgTGGATTCAGTGCTGGTGGATCGATGAGGTCGTTGTCGTAGTAGTCGGGAAAGTTAATGTCACCGGCGTCGTGAGGGTGATGCCCACCTGTGCGCCCCCCAACAG GATGTTGCTTGAAATACTTGTGGGCTTCCTGTGCGGCGTTTCCGCCACAGAAAAAGACATGGTTCCCCCTCTGCCGCTGTTGCTGGTGTCCTTTGACGGCTTCCGAGCTGACTACTTGAACCGGTTCCCCATGCAGAACCTCAAACTCCTATACAGTGAGGGCGTCTTGGTGGAGGAGCTCACGAACGTCTTCATCACCAAGACTTTTCCCAACCACTACAGCTTA GTTACAGGGCTGTTCGCAGAGTCCCACGGCATTTTGGCCTCCAATATGTTCGACCCCATCAGCCACAAGCACTTTAACATCAAGAATGACACCGACCCGGCGTGGTGGAGCGAGGCGGAGCCCCTTTGGCTCACCGCTCTCGACTCCGGCTACAAGACGGCGGCTGTTATGTGGCCCGGCTCTGATGTGCTGATCGGCAACCGCACGGCCACACACTTCTTCCCATACAACTCTGATATAACCTTCCAGGAACGATTGGGGAACGTGACAAGCTGGATGTTGGGAAACGGAACG GAGCCAGGAGTGATGTTTACAGCTCTTTACTGGGAGGAACCGGACCGATCGGGTCACTTTTTTGGGCCTGACAACACCACGGCAATGGCTAAAGTGTTGAAGGAG GTTGACGATAACATCGGCCTGCTGGTGTCAGAGCTGAAGCGAACCGGCCTCTGGGGACACGTGAACCTCATAATAACCAGCGACCACGGCATGGCTCAATGCTCCAACGACCGCCTCATCCGTTTGGACGACTGCCTCCACCCCGACAACTACACACTGGTGGACCTCACACCTGTGGCAGCCCTCATTCCAAATGGAG ATCCAGAGGCTGTGTTCGATCTACTGAAGAAGTGCCACCCCCACATGACTGCATACTTGAAAAAGGCCATTCCTGATAGGCTACACTACCGGAACAATGAGCGCATCCAACCGCTTCTACTGATTGCAGATGAGGGTTGGACCATAGTGCAGCGCGGGAACAAGCTGCCGCGAA tggGTGATCATGGCTACGACAACTCCCTACACAGCATGCACCCCTTTCTGGCAGCAGTGGGGCCGAGTTTCCATAAGGGTGTCCAGATGAAAAGTTTACAGAGCGTGGACGTTTACCCGCTAATGTGCAGCCTGTTGTCTGTGCCCCCGGGACCAAACAACGGCTCGCTAAACCATTCCCGGTGCCTGCTGGCCCATGAGAGCTGCTGGACTCTCTCCCAAGCGATTGTCCTGGTGGTGGGCGTCCTGCTGGTACTCACTCTGATCACTG ctctgttccCTCTGATGAGCTCCGACCTCTCCTCGCTCCAGCGGCGGTTTCAGAGGCTGCACTCGTGCAACAACGATGATGACGACGACTCTTTGTTGGAGTAA